Proteins encoded by one window of Nocardia goodfellowii:
- a CDS encoding DUF4254 domain-containing protein produces MLRSAHALAELHARRSQVRDAFLIAEIDCRRGELVDDINDWVTAEVPQHRNGASLHTESLGAVVDRMARSWVDANQAIDADGPRSDNTHKHWYHLAELVDGYTDLVTDVAGGRRRLPEQ; encoded by the coding sequence CTGCTGCGGTCGGCGCATGCGCTCGCGGAACTGCACGCACGCCGCAGCCAAGTGCGGGATGCGTTTCTTATCGCTGAAATCGACTGTCGCCGAGGCGAGCTCGTCGACGACATCAATGATTGGGTGACGGCGGAGGTGCCGCAGCATCGCAACGGCGCCTCACTGCATACCGAAAGCCTCGGTGCGGTGGTCGATCGCATGGCGCGCAGCTGGGTCGATGCCAACCAAGCCATTGATGCCGACGGCCCGCGCAGCGACAATACCCATAAACATTGGTATCACCTGGCGGAACTTGTGGACGGCTACACTGATTTGGTAACCGACGTGGCCGGAGGCCGACGTCGATTGCCGGAACAGTGA